A genomic stretch from Carassius auratus strain Wakin unplaced genomic scaffold, ASM336829v1 scaf_tig00044128, whole genome shotgun sequence includes:
- the LOC113086830 gene encoding uncharacterized protein LOC113086830 encodes MMGRYMLILFAFLVEGVFGAEVKSVKEGDPVILHSGVIKEPDDMMLWYFNNTRIALFNGDPKETCLYDGPDGRFKDRLMLDVKTASLIITNSRPEHTGRYEAEFKKGDNTTKLDREKLECKNTTIITKKGNLDKTIKSFSLTVSGSGLSSCEVAVIVGVVLLLVVGVGVGVVGVIYLHCRSPRNDEKKNKQVPENKSFFPNGKV; translated from the exons GTGTGTTTGGAGctgaagtgaagtcagtgaaggagggagatccTGTCATTCTACACTCTGGTGTTATCAAAGAACCAGATGACATGATGCTGTGGTACTTTAATAACACTCGCATAGCTCTGTTCAATGGAGATCCCAAGGAGACCTGTTTATATGATGGTCCTGACGGGAGATTCAAAGACAGACTGATGCTGGACGTCAAGACTgcatctctgatcatcacaaacagcAGACCTGAACACACTGGACGTTATGAAGCAGAGTTCAAAAAAGGAGACAATACTACAAAGTTGGACAGAGAGAAGCTCGAGTGTAAAAACACAACAATCATTACCAAAAAGGGCAACCTTGATAAAACCATAAAATCATTCAGTCTGACTGTCAGTG GTTCAGGTCTGTCTTCATGTGAGGTAGCAGTAATTGTTGGTGTTGTTCTGCTGCTGGTTGTTGGTGTTGGTGTTGGTGTTGTTGGTGTGATTTACCTTCACTGCAGGAGCCCCAGAAATG acgagaagaaaaacaaacaagtgCCTGAGAATAAG TCTTTCTTCCCGAATGGAAAAGTCTAA
- the LOC113086834 gene encoding CD48 antigen-like: TAAVLFCVEYLSKTTNLCLCSSGVFADTVTVKSVSVLEGDSVTLHSGVTAITDVEQILWRFGSENTLIAEIDVLAGIVTVPDNVLGGRFRDRLKLDHKTGSLIITNTRTEHTGDYQLQTSSVRKRFTLTVYARLPVPVIISNSSQCSSSSSSSSSSSQQNCSLVCSVVNVGHVTLSWYKGNSLLSSISVSDLSISLSLPLEVEYQEKNSYSCVINNPITNQTTHLNITQLCQRCSDVHIHSCDTVEAVMRLVVTALMGVASAAAAVLLVNDVRSARG, encoded by the exons ACAGCTGCAGTTTTGTTCTGTGTGGAGTATTTAAGTAAAACAACAAATCTGTGtctctgttcttcaggtgtgtttgctgaTACAGTtacagtgaagtcagtgtcagtgctggagggagattcagtcactcttcACTCTGGTGTGACTGCTATAACAGATGTAGAACAGATTCTGTGGAGGTTTGGATCTGAAAACACTTTAATAGCTGAAATTGATGTACTGGCCGGCATCGTCACTGTACCTGATAATGTTCTtggtgggagattcagagacagactgaagctggatcataaaactggatctctgatcatcacaaacaccagaactgaacacactggagaCTATCAATTACAGACCAGCAGTGTGAGGAAGAGATTCACTCTCACTGTCTACG CtcgtcttcctgttcctgtcatcatcagtaactcttcacaatgttcttcttcatcatcatcatcatcatcttcatcacagcagaattgttcactggtgtgttcagtggtgaatgtgggtcatgtgactctctcctggtacaaaggaaacagtttattgtccagcatcagtgtgtctgatctcagcatcagtctctctctacctctggaggtggaatatcaggagaaaaacagctacagctgtgtgatcaacaatcccatcacaaaccagaccacacatctcaacatcactcagctctgtcaACGATGTTCAG ATGTACACATCCATAGCTGTGATACAGTTGAAGCTGTGATGCGATTGGTCGTCACTGCTCTGATGGGCGTGGcttctgcagctgctgctgttctTCTGGTCAATGACGTCAGATCTGCTAGAGGATAA